In one Desulfurobacterium atlanticum genomic region, the following are encoded:
- a CDS encoding methyl-accepting chemotaxis protein — translation MFGSRGSGNGESVVFLKKTISNLEKEIERLKEQLESCEREKKEALDEVEKVKSLVESEKRALEQEIEQLRKEKEEIDNDLYMYKQIVDCFMEEAFFLASPEFKPGKAGNEIILANRRALELASKWKDIFIKQWGVNPDNIIGTSIHVMHKDPERVKSLLKALRPGEHLKNADIPVGPYVMASYRHLILNKDGSVRGYLATWKDATAEREVKEKIRTTQQMIISNLKAAKESLFQAIDTAVSISAALRSIQQVIKTSEEESKAANFIKEQIRELVEISGKLKVNYNKILEFLEEAEKKTLSSIEQMKYIYSITGNLQEVVSDLKEQTEQIDQVVEVITSITEQTNLLALNAAIEAARAGEAGRGFAVVADEVRKLAERTNKSAVEIKEVVKNMREKMAKTTKITEEATKAVNDGMEMFSKNREVYSNIKGAAENTLDIINGLFDAVEEEEKHIKIIVEKIKDSASIVKSLGESMDDVIKNSERTKSEIKKVLATFDMVDLGDAKDMIDIVKEVLDIIESVEDNIRKVFVMGLPADTLFISNTSSLMNRIGATTHVFHRLTKDYPELTSVVTEIEELLEDLLVETKEIAVALQAKDFEETLEKAEKLIKVANEITTKVVVCIKTFLNSSDGGNS, via the coding sequence ATGTTTGGCAGTAGAGGAAGCGGAAACGGAGAGTCTGTGGTTTTTTTAAAAAAGACAATTTCAAACCTTGAAAAAGAGATAGAAAGGTTAAAAGAGCAGCTTGAAAGCTGTGAAAGAGAGAAGAAAGAGGCGCTGGATGAGGTAGAAAAAGTAAAATCTTTAGTTGAGAGTGAGAAAAGAGCTCTTGAACAGGAGATAGAACAGCTTAGAAAAGAGAAAGAGGAGATAGATAACGATCTTTACATGTATAAACAGATAGTTGATTGTTTTATGGAAGAAGCTTTCTTCCTTGCTTCACCTGAATTTAAACCCGGTAAAGCAGGAAACGAAATTATCCTTGCAAATAGAAGAGCTTTGGAGCTTGCTTCAAAGTGGAAAGATATCTTTATAAAGCAGTGGGGTGTAAATCCAGATAATATTATAGGAACATCCATTCATGTAATGCACAAAGATCCTGAAAGGGTTAAATCCCTTCTTAAAGCTTTAAGACCGGGTGAGCATCTTAAAAATGCAGATATTCCTGTAGGTCCTTATGTAATGGCTTCTTACAGACACCTTATTCTTAATAAAGATGGCTCTGTAAGGGGATATCTTGCCACATGGAAAGATGCAACTGCTGAGAGAGAAGTTAAAGAGAAGATAAGAACGACACAGCAGATGATAATTTCAAATCTTAAGGCTGCTAAAGAGAGTCTGTTTCAGGCTATAGATACTGCGGTTTCAATATCAGCCGCTTTACGTTCTATACAGCAGGTGATAAAAACTTCAGAGGAAGAATCTAAAGCTGCCAATTTCATAAAAGAGCAGATAAGGGAACTTGTTGAAATATCTGGTAAATTGAAAGTTAACTATAATAAGATTCTTGAGTTTCTTGAAGAGGCTGAGAAGAAAACGCTTTCTTCTATAGAGCAGATGAAATATATCTACTCAATTACAGGTAATTTGCAGGAGGTTGTAAGTGACCTTAAGGAGCAGACAGAACAGATAGATCAGGTGGTTGAAGTTATTACGTCTATTACCGAGCAGACGAATCTTCTTGCTCTTAACGCTGCGATAGAAGCAGCAAGAGCAGGGGAGGCAGGAAGGGGTTTTGCAGTTGTTGCTGATGAGGTTAGAAAGCTTGCAGAGAGAACCAATAAGTCTGCTGTTGAGATAAAAGAAGTTGTTAAAAATATGCGTGAAAAGATGGCTAAGACAACAAAGATTACTGAAGAAGCTACAAAAGCTGTTAATGATGGGATGGAGATGTTTAGCAAAAACAGAGAAGTTTACTCAAATATAAAAGGAGCAGCTGAAAATACCCTTGATATAATTAATGGTCTTTTTGATGCTGTAGAGGAAGAAGAGAAGCATATTAAGATAATAGTTGAAAAAATTAAAGATTCAGCTTCTATTGTTAAGTCGCTTGGTGAATCTATGGATGATGTTATTAAGAATTCTGAAAGAACCAAGTCGGAAATTAAAAAAGTGCTTGCCACATTTGATATGGTTGACCTTGGCGATGCGAAAGATATGATAGATATTGTAAAAGAAGTGCTTGATATTATAGAATCTGTTGAGGATAACATAAGAAAAGTGTTTGTTATGGGATTACCTGCAGATACGTTATTTATTTCAAATACCTCTTCGCTGATGAACAGGATAGGAGCTACAACTCATGTTTTCCACAGACTTACTAAAGATTATCCTGAACTGACTTCTGTTGTAACAGAGATAGAAGAGTTACTTGAAGACCTGCTTGTTGAAACAAAAGAGATAGCTGTTGCACTTCAGGCGAAAGATTTTGAAGAAACTCTTGAAAAAGCAGAAAAACTCATAAAAGTGGCGAATGAGATAACCACTAAAGTTGTGGTCTGTATAAAAACTTTTCTTAACTCATCTGATGGAGGCAACAGTTAA
- a CDS encoding chemotaxis protein: MPKKKELLPKILETGANELEIVDFRMYEKLDDGSVYEWALGVNVAKVKEVIFTPQRLAKTPKSIPEVLGIAKVREKNIPLISLARWMKIEPAAEEKYTIVMEFLRETVGITIHEAKRIRRLRWNEIKTPPDSMNNRFGGKIVGVIDIEDGKLLLLLDFEGILDELGMIKIIEVSEIQKRKLGITSDEHFKILILDDSSVARRIMKKILTEDGHTVVEATNGIEGLEILYEWLKEAKATGQDITDYVQLIISDIEMPGMDGLTFTKKVKENPELSKIPVIINTSLSDQANMSKSKFVGADAHLVKFDAPDLLKLVHKYAIRRNVDAST; encoded by the coding sequence ATGCCTAAAAAGAAAGAGCTTTTGCCAAAAATTCTTGAAACAGGAGCCAACGAGCTTGAGATAGTTGATTTTAGAATGTATGAGAAGCTTGATGATGGTTCTGTTTATGAATGGGCTCTTGGAGTGAATGTTGCCAAGGTTAAAGAGGTTATATTTACCCCTCAACGACTTGCGAAAACGCCAAAGTCAATTCCTGAGGTGCTTGGTATCGCAAAGGTAAGGGAGAAAAATATTCCTCTTATTTCTCTTGCCCGCTGGATGAAGATTGAGCCTGCGGCTGAGGAAAAATATACAATTGTAATGGAATTTTTAAGAGAAACAGTAGGTATAACCATACATGAAGCTAAAAGAATTCGCCGTTTAAGATGGAATGAGATAAAAACTCCTCCAGACAGTATGAACAATAGATTTGGCGGTAAGATAGTTGGTGTTATTGATATAGAGGATGGGAAGCTCCTACTCTTGCTTGATTTTGAGGGTATTCTTGATGAACTTGGAATGATAAAGATAATAGAAGTTTCCGAAATTCAGAAAAGAAAGCTTGGAATAACTTCTGATGAGCATTTTAAAATTCTTATTCTTGATGATAGTTCTGTCGCAAGAAGGATTATGAAAAAGATTCTTACAGAAGATGGACATACGGTTGTGGAGGCAACAAACGGTATAGAAGGGCTTGAGATACTTTACGAGTGGCTTAAGGAAGCAAAAGCTACAGGACAGGATATTACAGATTACGTTCAGCTTATAATTTCAGATATTGAAATGCCCGGTATGGACGGTTTAACCTTTACTAAAAAGGTGAAGGAGAATCCTGAACTTTCCAAAATACCTGTTATAATTAATACTTCACTTAGTGACCAGGCGAATATGAGTAAGAGTAAGTTTGTTGGAGCAGATGCTCATCTTGTTAAGTTTGATGCTCCGGATCTGTTAAAGTTGGTTCACAAATATGCTATAAGGAGGAATGTAGATGCCTCTACCTGA
- a CDS encoding chemotaxis response regulator CheY has product MPLPDPNIKILIVDDMATMRRIEKSLLMQLGFKNIDEAEDGKVALQKLRQGDYDFVLTDWNMPNMTGLELVQEIRKDPKLKHLPVLMVTAEAKKENVLAAIKAGVNNYVVKPFTAETLKEKIEKIFSAYKK; this is encoded by the coding sequence ATGCCTCTACCTGATCCGAATATAAAAATTTTGATAGTTGACGATATGGCTACAATGAGAAGAATAGAAAAATCTCTTCTTATGCAGCTTGGCTTTAAGAACATAGATGAAGCTGAGGATGGAAAGGTTGCCCTGCAAAAGTTAAGGCAGGGAGATTACGATTTTGTTTTAACAGACTGGAATATGCCAAATATGACAGGACTTGAACTTGTTCAGGAGATAAGGAAAGATCCGAAATTGAAACACTTACCTGTTTTGATGGTTACGGCAGAAGCTAAAAAAGAGAACGTTCTTGCTGCTATAAAAGCGGGAGTTAACAACTATGTGGTAAAACCGTTTACCGCGGAAACTTTGAAGGAGAAAATAGAGAAAATCTTCTCTGCTTATAAAAAGTGA
- a CDS encoding flagellar hook-basal body protein translates to MAVDIQSIYMLASGGKRALEQLDTVSNNIANVNTPGFKKLLEVEMYQDIPVNRGESGKLLTFPRFRETLPVLSQGSLQKTDSPLDFAISGKGFFKVETKSGILLTRNGHFHIDKDGYLVDANGNKVLSKENNPIIIDTNQPFNVSSDGRVLQGAIEVAVLGIEDYESVEPVGNSYYVPAGDVKPAEYKVLTGFLESSNVEPIKEMVNLIETQRRFEIYGNLIRGLDRMNMKSVEIGKV, encoded by the coding sequence ATGGCTGTTGATATTCAGTCTATATATATGCTGGCAAGTGGTGGAAAAAGAGCACTTGAGCAGCTTGATACTGTTTCTAACAACATTGCGAATGTAAATACTCCTGGTTTTAAAAAGCTTCTTGAAGTTGAGATGTATCAGGATATTCCTGTTAATAGAGGGGAATCAGGTAAGCTTCTAACATTTCCCCGCTTTAGAGAAACTCTTCCTGTCCTTTCTCAAGGTTCTCTTCAGAAAACAGATTCTCCACTTGATTTTGCAATTTCAGGAAAAGGTTTTTTTAAGGTTGAGACAAAGTCGGGAATTTTGCTTACAAGGAATGGCCATTTTCATATAGATAAAGATGGATATCTTGTTGATGCAAATGGGAATAAAGTTCTTTCAAAAGAAAACAATCCAATAATAATTGATACAAATCAGCCTTTCAATGTTTCTTCTGACGGTAGGGTTTTACAGGGAGCTATTGAGGTAGCTGTTCTTGGTATAGAGGATTATGAAAGTGTTGAACCTGTGGGAAATAGTTATTATGTGCCTGCTGGCGATGTTAAACCTGCAGAGTATAAAGTGCTTACGGGATTTTTGGAGAGCTCAAACGTTGAGCCGATAAAAGAGATGGTCAATCTTATAGAAACACAAAGACGGTTTGAAATTTACGGTAATTTGATAAGAGGTCTTGATAGAATGAATATGAAAAGTGTGGAAATCGGGAAAGTTTAA
- the flgG gene encoding flagellar basal-body rod protein FlgG encodes MIRALWTSASGMEAQQTNLDVISNNIANVNTVGFKRSRANFEDLIYQTIRDPGTMSSDETMIPSGIQIGLGVKLSDTSKIFTQGSLIKTDKQFDIAIQGGGFFKIELPGGGEAYTRAGNFQVDSEGYLVTPEGYRLSPNIQISSPETVINVSISPGGSVYVIRNSGGQQTVEEVGKIKLYKFINPAGLKSLGGNLYAVTDASGEPVEGDPNTDGFGRLAQGFLEASNVNIVEEMVNLIVAQRAYEINSKGITTADEMLRVVSGLKA; translated from the coding sequence ATGATTCGTGCACTTTGGACTTCAGCTTCAGGAATGGAAGCTCAGCAAACAAATCTTGATGTTATTTCAAATAACATAGCGAACGTTAATACTGTTGGATTTAAGCGTTCAAGGGCAAATTTTGAAGATTTGATATATCAGACAATAAGAGATCCGGGCACTATGAGTTCTGACGAAACTATGATTCCTTCAGGGATACAAATAGGGCTTGGAGTTAAACTTTCTGATACAAGTAAGATTTTCACACAGGGTAGTTTAATAAAGACTGATAAACAGTTTGACATAGCCATTCAGGGAGGAGGTTTCTTTAAGATAGAACTTCCAGGCGGTGGAGAAGCATACACAAGAGCCGGCAATTTCCAGGTTGACAGTGAAGGTTATCTTGTAACACCTGAAGGCTATAGGTTAAGTCCGAATATTCAGATTTCTTCACCTGAAACTGTGATAAACGTTTCTATAAGTCCTGGTGGGAGCGTGTATGTTATAAGAAACAGTGGCGGTCAGCAAACGGTAGAAGAAGTCGGAAAAATAAAGCTTTATAAATTTATTAACCCGGCAGGTCTTAAATCTTTAGGTGGAAATCTTTATGCTGTTACTGATGCTTCAGGTGAACCTGTGGAAGGTGATCCGAATACTGATGGATTTGGCAGGCTTGCTCAGGGGTTCTTGGAAGCTTCAAATGTTAATATAGTTGAAGAGATGGTTAATCTTATAGTTGCTCAAAGAGCTTATGAAATAAACTCAAAAGGGATAACTACTGCTGATGAGATGTTAAGGGTTGTCAGTGGACTTAAGGCTTAG
- the flgA gene encoding flagellar basal body P-ring formation chaperone FlgA: MRIFFKTLFFTVLFVSVACGKTLKDFMKTYVEKQYPEYKVLRVSAPNLQVDEKSKFKVSLESSDRYYLRFKVFGYFNGKEEVVPVSVRVVKLKNVVVAAKDILPGELITKDLLKLKRVSEFKAGNAFSSINEVSGKRAKRLIKSERIIKFTDVEPDYKVFKNTPVKVVYESGAIRIEMMGLALQNGALGDIIEVKNISTGKKILCKVVGNGVVKFMH; the protein is encoded by the coding sequence TTGCGTATTTTCTTTAAAACGCTATTTTTTACTGTTTTGTTTGTATCTGTTGCCTGTGGCAAAACTTTAAAAGATTTCATGAAAACTTACGTTGAAAAGCAGTATCCTGAGTATAAAGTTTTAAGAGTTAGTGCTCCAAATTTACAGGTGGATGAGAAATCTAAATTTAAAGTATCTCTTGAATCTTCCGATAGGTATTATTTAAGGTTTAAGGTTTTCGGATATTTTAACGGCAAGGAAGAAGTTGTTCCTGTTAGTGTAAGAGTTGTAAAGTTAAAGAACGTTGTTGTTGCTGCAAAAGATATTTTGCCGGGAGAGCTTATTACGAAAGATCTGTTAAAACTTAAAAGGGTTTCAGAATTTAAGGCAGGAAACGCTTTTTCGTCTATTAATGAAGTTTCTGGGAAAAGGGCGAAAAGGCTCATAAAGAGTGAGAGAATCATAAAATTTACTGATGTTGAACCTGATTATAAAGTTTTTAAGAACACTCCTGTTAAAGTGGTTTATGAAAGTGGAGCAATAAGAATAGAGATGATGGGATTGGCTCTTCAAAATGGAGCCTTAGGGGATATAATAGAGGTGAAAAATATATCTACAGGGAAAAAGATACTATGCAAAGTTGTAGGAAATGGCGTTGTGAAATTTATGCATTAG
- a CDS encoding flagellar basal body L-ring protein FlgH, translated as MQSCRKWRCEIYALVVFLFFFSGCSSSQRRKEVVVKPPPPPPVEVAKPVSKGSLYTGYDNLFSDPKAHQVGDIITIKVVESLSGEGSSSNSVGKQTQMGIDLQSPTILGKKIPGDSLNPLLGFQANPQSSFSGQGATKRNTKLIATITARVTKVYPNGNLYIEGEKVIRINDDVQILKISGMISPTDIEQDNSISSSKISDMYVEYNGKGFWAESQRPGWLARFLMKIWPF; from the coding sequence ATGCAAAGTTGTAGGAAATGGCGTTGTGAAATTTATGCATTAGTAGTTTTTCTATTTTTTTTCTCAGGATGTAGTTCATCTCAAAGGAGAAAAGAGGTTGTTGTTAAACCTCCGCCTCCACCTCCGGTTGAGGTTGCAAAGCCTGTTTCCAAAGGGTCTCTTTACACAGGTTATGACAATCTGTTTTCAGACCCGAAAGCTCATCAGGTTGGGGATATTATCACGATAAAGGTTGTTGAGTCTCTTTCAGGTGAAGGAAGCTCTTCAAATTCTGTAGGCAAGCAAACGCAGATGGGTATTGACCTTCAATCTCCTACTATTCTTGGGAAGAAAATACCTGGAGATAGTCTTAATCCTTTGCTTGGATTTCAGGCTAATCCTCAAAGCAGTTTTTCCGGTCAGGGTGCAACTAAAAGAAATACAAAACTTATTGCAACTATTACTGCACGGGTAACAAAAGTTTATCCTAATGGAAACCTTTATATAGAAGGAGAGAAGGTTATAAGGATTAATGATGATGTTCAGATTTTAAAAATTTCAGGAATGATAAGCCCTACAGATATAGAGCAGGATAACTCTATATCTTCTTCTAAGATTTCCGATATGTATGTAGAATATAACGGCAAAGGTTTCTGGGCTGAAAGTCAAAGGCCCGGCTGGCTTGCAAGATTTCTTATGAAGATATGGCCGTTTTGA
- a CDS encoding flagellar basal body P-ring protein FlgI, with product MVKRFFCFFVLLFFIFVSNAEAVLTKIGTEVNIEGVRPNFLTGYGIVVGLDGTGDGSSSVFTLQSVSNMLRKMGIYVDPKKVKTKNAAAVIVTAKLPPFAKPGMTFDVNVASIGDAKDLSNGILIRTPLLGPDGKIYAFAQGPVSTGGGYSESNKGGKVKKNFPTTGIIPSGGIVERGLPFSLANENEIVLTLKHPSFTLASTIADAINSQFGKGVAYAVDSSTVKVLFPAGVDKVSFISQILNLPIETKPEPVVVIYERTGTVIMSGDIKIDPPVYVAHGNIYVSVMKKPEVSQPPPLSGGNTTVTENVTITVKEEKGRIFGVQSANLRDLVKALNDLGVSPRDLIAIIQAIKAAGKLHAKIVVM from the coding sequence ATGGTTAAAAGATTTTTCTGTTTTTTTGTGTTGCTGTTTTTTATTTTTGTTTCAAATGCAGAGGCGGTTTTAACAAAGATAGGAACAGAGGTTAATATAGAAGGAGTAAGACCAAACTTTCTTACCGGTTATGGGATAGTTGTGGGACTTGATGGAACAGGTGATGGTTCTTCAAGTGTTTTTACACTTCAGAGTGTTTCAAATATGTTAAGAAAGATGGGAATTTATGTTGACCCTAAAAAGGTAAAAACGAAAAATGCTGCTGCTGTTATAGTTACTGCAAAACTTCCTCCTTTCGCAAAGCCAGGGATGACTTTTGATGTTAATGTGGCTTCTATAGGGGATGCGAAAGATTTATCAAACGGAATTTTAATAAGAACACCCCTTCTTGGTCCTGACGGAAAGATTTACGCTTTTGCTCAGGGTCCTGTTTCCACAGGTGGAGGATATTCTGAATCTAACAAAGGTGGAAAGGTGAAGAAGAATTTTCCAACTACCGGTATTATTCCGTCAGGCGGGATAGTTGAGAGAGGGTTGCCTTTTTCACTGGCAAATGAGAATGAGATTGTGCTAACTTTAAAACATCCTTCTTTTACGCTTGCGTCAACGATAGCTGATGCTATCAATAGTCAGTTTGGTAAGGGTGTTGCTTATGCTGTTGATTCTTCAACGGTAAAGGTTCTTTTCCCTGCAGGAGTGGATAAGGTTAGTTTTATCTCTCAGATTCTTAATCTTCCAATAGAAACAAAACCAGAACCTGTTGTTGTTATATATGAAAGGACAGGAACAGTTATAATGAGCGGAGATATAAAGATAGATCCGCCTGTTTATGTTGCTCACGGCAATATTTATGTGTCTGTTATGAAAAAGCCTGAAGTTTCTCAGCCACCGCCACTTTCAGGTGGAAATACAACAGTTACAGAGAATGTAACTATAACCGTTAAAGAGGAGAAAGGAAGGATTTTCGGTGTTCAATCTGCAAATTTAAGAGATCTTGTTAAGGCACTTAATGACCTTGGAGTTTCTCCGAGAGATTTGATAGCTATTATTCAGGCGATAAAAGCTGCCGGTAAACTTCATGCTAAAATAGTTGTTATGTGA
- a CDS encoding rod-binding protein, giving the protein MENIKLIPYWDVKGIESIKNEKDVAKEFEATFLRILLKEMRKGIPESGLFSSFSDKMYLDMFDMTVAKTLASSDRLGLSDYIEQALKAYGKAEDL; this is encoded by the coding sequence ATGGAAAATATTAAACTTATTCCTTACTGGGATGTTAAAGGGATAGAAAGCATAAAGAATGAAAAGGATGTAGCCAAAGAGTTTGAAGCTACATTTTTGAGAATCCTTTTGAAAGAGATGAGAAAGGGGATTCCTGAAAGTGGCCTTTTTTCATCTTTCTCAGATAAAATGTATCTTGATATGTTTGATATGACAGTTGCAAAGACGCTTGCATCTTCAGATAGGCTTGGTTTATCAGATTATATTGAACAGGCTTTAAAAGCTTACGGAAAGGCAGAGGATTTATGA
- the flhA gene encoding flagellar biosynthesis protein FlhA yields MKETLLLYVNKLYKYSDILFVLLLLAILASMVLPIPPMVLDILLTFSITLSLLILMTTIYINHPLELSSFPSLLLIATLFRLSLNIATTRRILLHGNEGPSAAGKVIEAFGQFVVGGNYIVGIIIFLILVVINFIVITKGTERISEVAARFTLDAMPGKQMAIDADLNAGLISEQEAQKRRQEIAREADFYGAMDGASKFIRGDAVAGIIITLINIIGGLAIGVFQHHMSIADAAKTFTILTVGDGLVGQIPSLITSTAAGLMVTRAAAETDLGTEIFKQLTGYHKALFMAAGTLAVMGIVPGMPTLPFLLVASLIAIVAYMVYEATKEKERLEAEEKAKELLKTAQKEETKEEELIRPPDTLSMEIGYALIPYVEDKEKGEIVKRIKSLRKQLAKELGIVVPLVHIKDNLELKPGEYRILIRDVEVARGNVEPNHLLAIDTGTSKGKIEGKETVEPAFGLKAYWISPQLKDKARLLGYTVVDIPTVIITHLSEVIKKHAHEILGRVETKELIDALAKKYSIVKDIVPEQVPLGVVHRVLQNLLKEGIPIKDLMTILESLADNIGKTADPDILTEFVRQSLARLITNLYSVDGELTVVTLTPKAESYILEKVKQNDGYLPPLEPSFVQKLIGDITKFRESFLRKQAIPVVLTSPAVRRFVRKVIEPYAANIAVISYAEVEPGAKVNVIGTIGE; encoded by the coding sequence ATGAAAGAAACTCTGCTACTTTATGTAAATAAGCTTTACAAGTATTCCGATATTCTTTTTGTCCTTCTTCTTCTTGCGATTCTTGCTTCTATGGTTCTTCCGATTCCTCCGATGGTTCTTGATATTTTACTTACTTTCAGTATTACCCTTTCCCTGTTAATTTTAATGACCACAATTTATATCAACCACCCTTTAGAGCTTTCCTCTTTTCCTTCTTTACTGCTTATAGCCACACTATTTCGCCTGTCTCTTAACATAGCTACTACAAGGCGAATTCTCCTTCATGGAAATGAAGGACCTTCGGCAGCCGGTAAGGTTATAGAAGCTTTTGGGCAGTTTGTTGTAGGTGGAAACTATATTGTTGGAATAATTATTTTTCTCATTCTTGTTGTTATAAACTTCATTGTTATTACTAAAGGAACAGAAAGAATTTCTGAAGTGGCTGCAAGATTTACCCTTGATGCTATGCCGGGAAAGCAGATGGCCATAGATGCTGATCTTAATGCCGGTTTAATAAGTGAACAGGAAGCACAGAAAAGACGTCAGGAAATAGCAAGAGAAGCAGATTTTTACGGAGCAATGGATGGTGCTTCAAAGTTTATAAGGGGAGATGCGGTAGCCGGGATAATTATCACTTTGATAAATATTATTGGTGGTCTTGCTATAGGTGTATTTCAACACCATATGAGTATTGCTGATGCGGCGAAAACTTTTACTATATTAACCGTCGGTGATGGTCTTGTAGGGCAGATTCCATCTCTTATAACTTCTACTGCTGCCGGTTTAATGGTAACAAGGGCTGCAGCAGAAACAGACCTTGGAACAGAGATTTTCAAACAGTTAACAGGTTATCATAAAGCTCTTTTTATGGCAGCCGGAACACTTGCTGTTATGGGTATTGTTCCTGGAATGCCAACCTTACCGTTTCTTCTTGTTGCTTCTTTAATAGCGATTGTAGCTTACATGGTTTATGAAGCGACAAAAGAGAAAGAGAGACTTGAAGCTGAGGAGAAAGCAAAAGAGCTTCTTAAAACTGCTCAGAAAGAGGAGACAAAAGAAGAAGAGCTTATAAGACCGCCTGATACTCTTTCAATGGAGATAGGTTATGCTCTTATCCCGTATGTTGAAGATAAAGAGAAGGGAGAGATTGTTAAAAGGATAAAATCTCTCAGAAAACAGTTAGCAAAAGAGCTTGGTATAGTTGTTCCGCTTGTCCACATAAAGGATAATCTGGAACTTAAACCGGGAGAGTATCGGATTTTAATAAGAGATGTTGAAGTGGCAAGGGGTAATGTTGAGCCAAATCATCTTCTTGCAATAGATACGGGAACTTCAAAAGGAAAAATAGAAGGTAAAGAAACCGTAGAGCCGGCGTTTGGTCTTAAAGCTTACTGGATATCTCCTCAGTTAAAAGACAAGGCAAGGCTTCTTGGCTATACGGTGGTTGATATTCCGACTGTGATAATCACCCATCTTTCAGAAGTGATTAAAAAGCATGCCCATGAAATTCTTGGAAGGGTGGAAACCAAAGAGCTTATAGATGCACTTGCCAAAAAATATTCTATTGTTAAGGATATTGTTCCTGAACAGGTCCCTCTTGGAGTTGTTCACAGAGTTCTTCAAAATCTTCTTAAAGAGGGAATTCCGATTAAAGATTTAATGACCATTCTTGAATCTCTTGCAGATAATATAGGGAAAACAGCAGACCCTGATATATTAACAGAGTTTGTCAGACAATCTCTTGCAAGGTTGATAACAAATCTTTACAGTGTGGATGGAGAGCTTACGGTTGTTACATTAACGCCAAAAGCGGAAAGTTACATTCTTGAAAAAGTGAAGCAGAATGATGGATATTTACCACCTCTTGAGCCTTCTTTTGTTCAAAAACTTATAGGTGATATAACAAAATTTAGAGAGAGTTTTTTGAGAAAACAGGCAATTCCTGTTGTTCTTACATCTCCTGCGGTTAGAAGGTTTGTTAGAAAGGTAATTGAGCCTTATGCAGCAAATATTGCAGTTATATCTTATGCAGAAGTTGAACCAGGTGCTAAGGTTAATGTGATAGGAACAATTGGAGAGTAG